The following coding sequences lie in one Arachis stenosperma cultivar V10309 chromosome 5, arast.V10309.gnm1.PFL2, whole genome shotgun sequence genomic window:
- the LOC130979613 gene encoding photosystem I assembly factor PSA3, chloroplastic, with amino-acid sequence MTIMLVFKSTLPLSSSSSSLHTNLTFHLYNLSSSKLSSSSLLFLHHHVHSTRQTSSTSRVRKLSIRAYMENQNSISGFANKVIGSLPVVGLIARILSDEGGVGSDIIDFAEFRRRVGKKCSINDSRAFYEFQTRRGRAGDPLYVLLCCWLAAVGAGLLKTEEILEGVARLRISNDIEFEEQNFIALMNEARERRAKLKAAPPAIPMEIRVEKALDATYVCCFGKDPIEEEDETLLITMLSAVFPSVQQPEIQQMVRAKALRVAEGGGDDYVLEAKPLSKEAVELQMKDLQFLRQNSET; translated from the exons ATGACCATCATGCTTGTTTTTAAGTCCACTTTACCACTctcttcatcatcttcatctcttcacaccaatctcacattTCATCTCTATAACCTCTCTTCTTCTaaactctcttcttcttctctgctttTTCTTCATCATCATGTTCACTCCACAAGGCAAACCTCCTCAACCTCTAGAGTTAGGAAACTTTCCATTAGAGCTTACATGGAGAACCAGAACTCCATTTCCGGTTTCGCCAACAAGGTCATTGGTTCTTTGCCTGTGGTTGGACTCATAGCTAGGATTCTCAGCGATGAAGGTGGCGTTGGAAGTGACATCATTGATTTTGCTGAGTTCAGAAGAAGGGTTGGCAAGAAGTGCTCCATCAATGATTCCAGAGCTTTCTATGAGTTCCAGACTCGAAGAGGACGG GCAGGGGATCCTCTTTATGTTCTGTTGTGCTGTTGGCTAGCTGCGGTTGGTGCTGGTCTTCTGAAAACTGAGGAGATTTTGGAAGGAGTGGCGAGGCTGCGGATCTCAAATGACATTGAATTTGAGGAGCAGAATTTTATTGCCTTGATGAATGAAGCAAGAGAG AGACGTGCAAAGCTGAAGGCTGCACCTCCAGCTATTCCAATGGAGATTAGAGTTGAGAAGGCACTCGATGCAACCTATGTTTGTTGCTTCGGAAAGGATCCTATAGAGGAGGAAGACGAGACGTTGCTTATCACAATGCTTAGTGCTGTTTTTCCATCGGTTCAGCAACCAGAGATCCAGCAGATGGTAAGAGCCAAGGCATTGAGAGTAGCAGAAGGAGGTGGCGATGATTATGTTCTTGAAGCAAAGCCCTTGTCAAAAGAAGCTGTGGAATTGCAAATGAAGGACCTTCAGTTCCTCAGACAAAATAGTGAGACTTAA
- the LOC130981376 gene encoding uncharacterized protein LOC130981376 → MSFVKVTLRNHPTDRELTSNFSSKDSIYEVLKLAHMTHSSVIGMEALILSLPVSQLPPLLPQPALPPPLVILPQPVSQPPMILPLPISQPPLTLPQPASVSTSISTTGNSASTHCLNLQCQSSSSSSLLFLSSLSVLLDLSHLSLRRTQTAKREPIAPITLELILPLSVIHLTPSPPSIARRRRRNELRSHRRYRAALFHHRAVRFHRRRACLLFPSSSSVPSSPALSLFHLSSLRSFPCPPLAQDLLCSVLGLLASRLCLMRMRKINTRKGIREIV, encoded by the exons ATGTCATTTGTGAAAGTTACCCTCCGTAATCACCCTACTGACAGAGAATTGACAAGTAACTTTAGTAGCAAGGACTCTATATATGAAGTTCTCAAGCTGGCCCACATGACTCACAGTTCCGTGATAGGCATGGAAGCACTGATTTTGTCTCTACCGGTGTCTCAACTTCCTCCCCTTCTGCCTCAACCGGCGTTACCTCCGCCTCTGGTGATTCTACCTCAACCGGTGTCTCAACCTCCAATGATTTTGCCTCTACCAATATCTCAACCTCCACTGACTCTACCTCAACCGGCCTCTGTCTCAACGAGTATCTCAACCACTGGTAATTCTGCCTCCACTCACTGTCTCAACCTCCA ATGTCagtcttcttcatcttcttctctcctcttcCTATCCTCTCTCTCTGTACTCCTCGATCTCTCTCATCTATCTCTGCGTCGCACGCAAACGGCTAAACGCGAACCTATCGCTCCCATCACCCTTGAACTCATCCTTCCTCTCTCCGTTATCCATCTCACTCCCTCACCTCCGTCCATCGCCCGCCGCCGTCGCCGAAACGAGCTTCGAAGCCACCGTCGTTATCGTGCAGCTCTGTTCCACCATCGCGCAGTTCGGTTCCATCGTCGCCGGGCTTGCCTCCTTTTTCCGTCGAGCAGCTCTGTTCCATCGTCGCCGGCGCTATCTCTGTTCCACCTGTCATCCCTTCGGTCGTTCCCTTGTCCCCCTCTTGCTCAGGATCTGCTCTGCTCTGTTCTAGGGCTTCTAGCTTctag GCTGTGTTTGATGAGGATGAGGAAGATAAATACAAGGAAAGGAATCCGGGAAATAGTTTGA
- the LOC130981727 gene encoding formate dehydrogenase, mitochondrial: MAMLAKRVASSAARSLLTSSNSTFTRNIHASGGKKKIVGVFYKGNEYASMNPNFVGCVEGALGIREWLESQGHEYIVTDDKEGPDSVLEKHIPDLHVLISTPFHPAYVTAERIKKAKNLELLLTAGIGSDHIDLNAAAAAGLTVAEVTGSNVVSVAEDELLRILILLRNFLPGYQQAVTGDWNVAGIAYRAYDLEGKTIGTVGAGRIGKLLLQRLKPFNCNLLYHDRLKMDPELENQIGAKFEEDLDAMLPKCDVIVINMPLTDKTRGLFDKDRIDKCKKGVLIVNNARGAIMDTQAVADACSSGHIAGYSGDVWFPQPAPKDHPWRYMPNHAMTPHISGTTIDAQLRYAAGVKDMLDRHFRGEDFPEQNYIVKEGQLAPQYR; encoded by the exons ATGGCGATGCTGGCGAAACGTGTTGCTTCCTCTGCGGCTCGCTCACTCCTcacttcttccaattccacCTTCACCAGAAACATTCAT GCTTCTGGTGGAAAAAAGAAGATTGTGGGAGTTTTCTACAAAGGAAACGAGTATGCTTCCATGAATCCCAATTTCGTTGGTTGTGTTGAAGGAGCATTGGGGATTCGCGAGTGGCTTGAATCACAGGGTCATGAGTACATTGTCACTGATGACAAAGAAGGACCAGATTCTG TACTTGAGAAACACATTCCTGATCTCCATGTCCTCATATCTACACCATTTCACCCTGCATATGTCACTGCGGAAAGAATTAAGAAAGCTAAGAATTTAGAGCTGCTGTTGACTGCTGGAATTGGTTCCGATCACATTGATCTTAATGCTGCGGCCGCTGCCGGCTTAACTGTGGCCGAGGTCACAGGAAGTAATGTGGTGTCGGTTGCAGAGGATGAGCTCTTGCGGATCCTCATCCTATTGAGGAATTTCTTGCCTGGCTACCAGCAAGCTGTTACTGGTGACTGGAATGTTGCCGGCATTGCTTATAGAGCTTACGATCTTGAAGGAAAGACTATAGGAACTGTCGGTGCTGGACGAATTGGCAAGCTCTTACTACAAAGGTTGAAACCCTTTAACTGTAATCTTCTGTATCACGATCGGCTCAAGATGGATCCTGAGTTGGAGAACCAAATTGGAGCAAAGTTTGAGGAGGACCTTGATGCAATGCTTCCAAAGTGTGATGTAATTGTTATCAACATGCCTCTCACTGATAAGACAAG GGGATTGTTCGACAAAGATCGGATTGATAAGTGTAAGAAGGGTGTTCTTATTGTCAACAATGCTCGAGGGGCAATCATGGACACACAAGCAGTTGCTGATGCTTGCTCCAGTGGGCACATTGCAG GCTACAGTGGTGATGTGTGGTTCCCACAACCAGCTCCAAAGGATCATCCATGGCGCTACATGCCAAACCATGCCATGACTCCTCACATTTCTGGTACCACCATAGATGCACAG TTGCGTTATGCTGCTGGCGTGAAAGACATGCTTGATAGGCACTTCAGGGGTGAAGACTTCCCAGAACAAAACTACATTGTGAAGGAAGGTCAACTAGCACCCCAATACCGGTGA